Proteins encoded together in one Candidatus Eisenbacteria bacterium window:
- a CDS encoding glucose-1-phosphate adenylyltransferase: ELDEVVGHQGLVDFGAHVFPAMLTGGRHLQTFRFQGYWQDVGTIRAYFDSHMEMLEPGGPIDLPSWGVRTNRDENRPGDRPPARFTPTARVDGSIIATGCTIAGEVRQSILSPGVVVEAGAVVERSILMHDVRVGAGARVTEAILDKQVALGPGAIVGGIGENVPNLRYPGHLDGGQVLIGKSASVPAGSRIEKNTILFPSVTLPRGARSHTKAGETIGDIDR, from the coding sequence AGGAGCTGGATGAGGTGGTTGGACACCAAGGGCTCGTCGACTTCGGCGCCCATGTCTTTCCCGCGATGCTCACGGGGGGACGCCACCTCCAGACCTTCCGCTTCCAGGGCTACTGGCAGGACGTCGGAACGATCCGCGCCTACTTCGACAGCCACATGGAGATGCTGGAGCCGGGCGGGCCGATCGATCTCCCCTCCTGGGGAGTCCGCACCAATCGCGACGAGAATCGCCCGGGAGACAGGCCGCCGGCCCGCTTCACGCCGACGGCGCGCGTGGACGGATCGATCATCGCCACCGGCTGCACGATCGCCGGCGAAGTCCGCCAGAGCATCCTCTCGCCCGGCGTGGTGGTCGAGGCGGGCGCCGTCGTCGAGCGGTCGATCCTGATGCACGATGTCCGCGTCGGCGCGGGGGCGCGCGTGACCGAGGCGATTCTGGACAAGCAGGTCGCGCTCGGGCCCGGCGCGATCGTGGGAGGGATCGGCGAGAACGTGCCGAATCTCAGATACCCGGGCCACCTGGATGGCGGACAGGTGCTGATCGGGAAGAGCGCATCGGTGCCGGCCGGTTCGAGGATCGAGAAGAACACGATCCTCTTCCCTTCCGTCACGCTCCCTCGGGGAGCCCGCTCGCACACGAAGGCGGGCGAGACGATCGGCGACATCGACCGCTGA